The sequence aatatttttCACAATAAACACAGgagtaaaaatggtaataatagtgcaAGGAATCTCCTGGCTGTTCCGCCCTCCCCGCCAACACAGCTCTCATCACCCGCAGCTTTGCCCACCAGAAACAACGGTGCAATTTCCTTTTAATCTTTTACATGTGTTTTGTCGTTCTCTGATTCCATTTAGTGTGTTTTTGGCTGTTTTAAGtccatttatgttttattttagtttaaccTACAACcgttctctcttttataccttaTGTAGTAGGTCTTACTGGGAAATATGATTCTGATGTTGGAAAGCACCCTACATttatgttatacacatatatgtgaatctctctctctctctctctctctctctctctctctctctctctctctatatatatatatatatatatattatatatatatatatatatatatacagatacatatatatatatatatatatatatatatatatataatatatatatatataatatatatatatatatatatatattatatatatattattatatatatatatatttatatgtgtgtgtgtgtgtgtgtgtgtgtgtgtgtgtgtgtgtgtgtgtgtgtgtgtgtgtgtgtgtgcatacacacacacacacacacacacacaagaacgcgCGAAATACATTGTCTGTATGTCAGTCAGCTGCTGTGTTATCATTCCTTTTTAACATAACACTGGTTACCAAAGGGTACAAAAATCTATGTAGAAAGAAGCTGAGATCCTGGGATTTCAATTTTGTAAGGGACTGAATATAAcctaacagaaatatatatagatatgcctcAGTGAAGCagttgtgtattttcttttaattgtttttgcttttaatatTTATTCCCTGTCCCCTCGGGCCTTGGTTGGACTTGCTTTTATCTTTATATgccctttacattttattttagaaTTTACAATAGTGTTTATTTACTTGATATATTTCTAGCTGAGGAACCCTTTCAGTGACTTCTATACTGTCGTGTTTTAGTGAACTGTACTTTTACTGAGTCCTTTTGCCAGAGGTTATTTtgaacttctttttaaaaatggccTTTTGACGTAAGATTTCAACGTAAGCCTTCAGTTAGGCTCTTCACTTTGAAGCTGCATTTATTTGATCATGGCAGCTTAACGTAATTTCAGAAGGCTTTGCCACTTCctaatttatttacttgttttgtcTACCAATGCTAGACTTTTTtacgtcatgttttttttttttagtataagaataataaaaagtgatcACACTCCCCCGGAGCACCCACACAGATTCCCTTTGCGCTATAATATATCAAGAGGGCTTTGTATGTCAGAAGCCCCTCCGAGGTCAGAATTGTGTCCGTTTTGCCAGGAAAGGGGAGTCCTGACCTTTTGTAACTTTTAGACGTTACACCAAAAGTGtgacgaggataataataatcataatgagattaataagggtcataataacgataatgattttgATCATTTTagttataaagatattaatatcatcattgattattggttattaatattgatatcaatgataatggtaatcaaagcattgatgataatgataatttcaataactgatcatattgataatggtgataatgataatgatgatgatgacgatgatagtaataataatataataataataataataataataataataataataataatagtaataataaaaataagaataagaataagaagaatgataataataataatattgattattattattatatcatcattgttattattattattattattattattattattattatatattattattattattattatactattattattattattattattattattattattattattattattattattattattattattattatatattattattattattttttattattattgttattattattataataataatattaatgatattaacaaagaaagagataatggcaataatgatgttcatcaaaatgagaatgatatcactattattatcattattattattattattgttattattattattactgttattattattattattattattgttattattattattattattattattattattattattattattattattattattatcattcatcatcatcatcatcatcatcatcattcatcgtcatcatcatttttattattattattgacaacaacaacaacaacaatgataataataataatgataataataataataataataataataataataataataataataataataataataatggtataataataataataatgatataatagtgataatgataataattataacagtaatgataattattatcattattatcattattattaccacaaaaaaagaaaataacattaagtattatttttatttttatcgatattatttataatcattattactattactataataaaacgATGATATGAGGatgaaataaggatgataataatgacgataaggatgcagataataatgatataagcaccaataataattatgataataatagtactcctaataataatagtgataaagatgatagtaataccaataatgataataatgataatgattatgataataaggaaaatgatgataattataatgttgataatgattataataatatcaatcataatgatGGCAAAGATTttgattgttcttgttcttgttcttcttgttcttgttcttcttgttcttctggttcttcttcttcttctacttcttcttcttctttttattattattataattatataattattatcattatcattattatcgttattattattattattattattattattattactattattactattattattattattattattattattattattattattattactattattatcataataataataattataataataataattattattatcattatcattatcattttattattatttttttattattgttattatttcattatcattattactgttcttcttcatcttcttattgttattaatattatcatgatttcattattattattgttattattactatctttattattattatcattaccaattttttcattattataattatcattattgttattattattattattattattattattattattattattattttattattattttattattattattattattattaggattattattattattattattattattattggtattattattatcatcaccattattattattattttattattttggtgatgatgatgatgatgatgatgacattactgataataatattaacaacaatattagtacACAACAACAACTTAATGAtttttgatataatgataaggattataactTTTCtctgattatatcattatcatcattattatcattatcatcatgattgtactagttttatttcatctatacctctctctgcctccagtttctcaccctcttccctttgtctgctctctctcactcactctctctctctgtctctgtctctctctctctgtctccctctctctctctctgtctctctctctctctctgtctctctctctctctctctctctctctctctctctctctttctctctctctctctctcctctctctctctctctgtgctccctCGCTGTCCCTCCATGCCAACCGTAATGGACATGTGACTGACCACGATTAAATCATCAAACGCCCATCAGTCGAAGCATAACACACTgtgatatatagaattataagctcaaaacaggaaagaaaaaatattccatGCATACAACTGTGATTTTGTGAAAGGGGAATTATTGTATTTCAATCTACCAATGCAAATGGAATAgttttatacatttgtgtatgttgGCTGGGCAAtgtcaaatcatttttttttcaactcccccctctccttgtttttcttattttccatgaCTTTACACTAACAAACATCAATATcagcaacaatataaaaaataactgaTATATGATAtcgacaacaaaaacacacacaatcaacatctGACCCCTCAGTGACATCAAACGCTTTTATTTTCTGTACAGCCCTGTAGTGGGAGTCGTAGACTGCGTGCTATACATTGTGTGAATTGTAGTGCAAGGCACAAAATGGAAGTAGCATAGTCGTAGAGTTTTAGTATAAATTTTATActacagtataaaatatatagtataggtcAAAGCGTAGAGTGTGAGCTGCAGTGAAAATTGTAGGGTAAAAATCTTAGGGTTGGAGTCAGTCCTAGAGTGTTAATCGTTAAGTGTGAATCACCGTGGGTCATAGGGCTTGAGTCCTAGAGTGCTAGTTGTAGTATACAGACAGTGAGGTTGTAAAGTGTAAGTGaacagtttttttaatttttaagtgtGAGTAACAGAGAGTGAGTTATAAAGCATGAGTCGTACGGTGCAAGTCAAGAGCAAACCCTTACCAAAATTACTTCGTCAACAAGGCTGGCAGTGAATTATAAATGGGACTTAAATGTTTTCTGACAAaggtaaatgaattaaaaaaaaataagaaggaaggaaagtgtgtttgcatgtctgtgtatgtctatatatgtattatatatatatattataatatatatatatatatatatatatatatatatatatataggttcatttctacatataatatatatacatacacatatatacaatacatgcatacacagtcaaattattatatatatatatatatatatatatatatatatatatatatatatatatatatatatatatatatatatatgtgtgtgtgtgtgtgtgtgtgtgtgtgtgtgtgtgtgtgtgtatgacacacacacacacatatatatttatacatatacataaacacatacatatattatatgtatatgtatatatgcatatatatatatatatatatatatatatatatatatatatatatatatatatatatatatatatatatatatatatattctggattCTCCTGTCGACACGACAGATTAAGTAGGCAGTCAAGTCATATGCCGAGGTAGGTCCTCATGTGGGAATGAAGACCAATTGTTGACGCACATTAACGGCCGTAGATCCAGCACGGAAAGGAATTCCCAGAAGCAGAGCgctgtttcctcctctctcttttttcatgaaTGACACTGCCCAGTTGACTTCAAAAGCCCTTATGCTTTGTGTGCTCTGGTGATTCTAAAGAGCTCTGTGTCTTTGTACCTCGTGAAGGTTGTTCCTTGTTCGCGGTACCCCTGCTTCAGCTATCCGTACAGCAGCGTTTTCGGGATTCTGTTGTCTTCCATGCGGACAATGTGTCCTGTCCATCTCAGCTGGTACTTGATGATCAAACACTCAGTGCTGGTGAGGCCGTACTTCTCCGGGACCTGCAGGTTGGACACTCTGTCCTGCCGCTTGATGTTGCAAATCATTGATAAAACTGCTCCAGCTACTGGATGTGCCGACGGCAGATGGTCCACGTCTCGCAACAGTGGAGACGTGTACTCAGGACGACTGCTCTTTATACGGCAATCTTGTTGGAGACACGTATGCCGTGGTCTTCACACAGTAACTCTGTCAGTCGGCCGAAGGCCGCACTTGCTTTTCTAATACACTGCATCATCTCAGTGTCCAGAGATCCATTGCTTGTAACGGTACTACCCAAGTAACAGAACTTTTCCATAGTCTTGATCTCTGTGTGGTTGATGACGATAGGAGGTGGTGGTATGTTGGCAGCCTGTGATGGTGAGGGCTGGAGCATGGCTTCAGTCTTTCCCAGGCTGATTGTAAGGCCAGAAGTTGCAAAGTGATCCATCATGCATTACATCTTTGAAATCTTGTGGGACGTTCGACACTTCCCAGATGGAACTAAACAGGGACATAATTTGCTCCAGGAGTATGTCACCTCCATTCATATAAATGCCAGCAGGAATTCAATATTCTCTGGTGTCTTTCAAGGTGTTGTCTGCTTCAGAGCTTTGGTAACCTCGACTCTGGTTGAGGTTACATCGATTCCTTCAATGGTAGTTGTGGCTTCTTCAGAAATAGTCGACTCTCTGTTCAGGACACTGCTGAAGTGCTCTGCCCAGCGTGCAAGGATGTCTCATTTTTCTGTCAGCAAGGTAGACTGGTCAGAAGATCTTTCAGTGGTTGAACCAGATACCTTGGATCTGTAAACTGTGTGAAGGCCATTATGAAATGTCTTCATGTCGTGATTGATGGCTGCTACTTGTAGCTCTTCAACCTTCCTTTCCCACTAATCGTTCTTCATCTTCCACAGTTTATGCTGGAGAAGTTGCCTCGCCTGCTGGTAGTCCTGTTTCTTTTTGCTGCTGGTCTTGTCGTCAAGCCACCTTGACGACACCTTATGCAGGTGTGCACCTTATGCAGGTTTTCGATGAGTTCTGGATATCTTCTTCGTTCTCATTAAACTAGTCTCGGTGGTTCCTCTTTATGAAGCCAAGAGTATCAGCTGTTGCACTGTAGACAGAATCTTGGAAGGTCTTACATTCCTCTTCCAAGCTGCCATGCTCCTGCTGGATGGTGGACTTGGATTTCTGAATTTTCTGCTGTAATGCTTCCTTGCTGGGTATCAGCTAAACAATGTTCAGCTACTGGAGGGGCTTGTCACTAGCCATCTTCTTTTTCCAGGATATCTGTATGCTCATCTTGTTTTGGAGTAGGCAATGATTAAATCAGCAATCTGCATCTCTCAAACAATGCATGATTAGAACGTCATGACAATCTCTTTGGCGCACTATAGCCTAGTCCAGCATGTGCCACAGCTTTGATCGAGGATACATCCAAGTGTTTTTGAACTTGTCCGCTTCCTGGAAGATCGCGTTGGTGATGGACAACTTATGCTGGGCACACAGTGACAGTAGCATCAGTCCGTTGGAGCTGCACTTTCTAGTCCCATGGCGTCCTAAGTTGTTTGACCAGGAGGAGTATCACCCCCTACTCATGCATTGAAATCTCCGAGGATGATGAGCTTGCCTTTGGTGTTCACTTCCAGGATGACATGGTTGATATCCTCGTAGAAGGCTTCCTTCATGTCGGTAGAGTTCGTCATAGTAGGAAGATAGGCACTTATCATGGTGGCAAAGCAGTCCTTTGTGAGCTTGAGATGCAAGGTCATCAATCGATCATAAAGTTGGCTGTCTAGCTGTCTTGCAAGCATGGTGCGAATAGCAAATCCAACACCGGAGGTCATTGGGGCATCTTCTGGTTTCCCGATGCAAAAAAAAGGGTAGCCCCCAACAACTTCCTCTGAGATTCTGGTCCCCCTCATGGCTGCAATGTCAATCTAGTACCGGCCTAGCATCCAGGCGATGACCGCAATGAGTCGGTCTGGTCTGTCTCCTCTGTCCAGCAAAATGCGTACATTCCATGTCCTAAAGGTTAAGggctttctcatcttctttctgcTGTTTCGACTGCTTAATTGGATGCCTAAACAGGCGCGGTTTCCTGTAAGGTGCGTTTATGAGGTAGGCTTTCTTTAGggatccttctcccctttcccttgcgTGGAGAACATTCTATCCCTGTCACTGTGGAGAGATACAGGCACTGCAGCTACTTTGTTTGCGGTAGTTGAGAACTCCTAGCAGCATCCTCTGCCTGTTCCCTCACCATTTCTCCATCGCCGCAGGGCTTGAACACATATGGGCACTGGGTGGTGGCTAGTTTGTTTTCGGCGACCTATTTGTCTAATTAGCACACGAGTTATTTAAGTAAAGAAGGGGTGTGcagtcccctctccaccctctcgcTTACCGACGCTTATAGCCCCAAAGGTGCAGAGACTGCCACATGTGAGGCAGGCCAAGTAGGTGCAGTTTTGTTATGAGAGGGATTTTCGGCCAGGGCTCTAGAGCTCCTTGCTATTTGCCCATAATTGGGGCTTTCATGTTCGGAGTATGTGTCTCTTAGTAGGATTTCCAACTAGGGATTTAAAgagctcctacacacacacacacacacacacacacacacacacaccacacacacacacacacacacacacacacacacacacacacacacacacaatatctatctatctatctatctatctatctattatatatatatatatatatatgtaattatatatatatataattatatatatatgtaatatatatatatatatatatgtaattatatatatatatatatatatatatattattatatatatatatatatatatatatatatatatatatatatattatatgattatttgtgtgtgtgtgtgtgtgtgtgtgtgtgtgtgtgtgtgtgtgtgtgtgtgtgtgtgtgtgtgtatttatgcatgtgtttactctctctctctctctccctctctctaatattataatcataaagattttactcataattattatttataattataatatatatgatatattattatattatattatatatataatatatatataattaatatataatatgatattatgtcAGAGGAAAAATCTACAGTGTTGTAATGCCTATGTGAATGTGtaggtgtgtgattgtgtgtgtgtggttttatgcaTGGTGTTTTACTacttttcttcttgctttcttcctctcttcaacatatatatactatatagctattgtatatctatctctctactctatcatctatctatctatctatctatattcttatatctattatattatatacaacatatatatatatatatatatatatatatatatatatatatatatatatatatatatatatgaatatatatgtcaagagagagagagagatcatacatgtgtgtgtatatgcctatgtgaatgtgtgtaagtgtgtgtgattgtgtgtgtgtgtgtgtgtgtgtgtgagtgtgtgtgtgtgcgtgtgtgcgtgtgtgcgtgtgtgcgtgtgtgtgtgtgtgtgtgtgtgtgttgtatttatgcttgtgtatactctctctctctccctctctctctccctctctctctctctctctctctctctctctctctctctcttccaccatttttaataatataatatatatatatatatatatatatatatatatatatatatatatatatatatatatatacacacatatatatatatatatatatatataatatatatatatatatatatatatatatatatgtcgagagtgagagagagatgcatacacacgcacatacacacacacacacacacacacacacacacacacacacacacacacacacacacacacacacacacacacacacacacacacacacacgtgtgtctagctgtgtgtgatttgtgtgtgtgtgtgtgtgtgtgtgtgtaaaaatataattctcAAAAGGGTTCACGTTGCAGTAAATGACGATTTATTATCCCTGAGACGCCGAGAGGCCATATTTGCAACGATAAAAAGAGATTACGAAACGAAAGATAAAGCAACTGCATAAAAGAAGCCCCTGTGTGTTGCTAGGCTGCAAGATGTAGTCGCATTACCTTTGCAGAATATTGCAAAGCGTTTCAttcaacataaaatatatcaacaaacacatagacacacacacacacacacacacacacacacacacacacacacacacaccacacgcacacacacacacaccccacacacacacacacacacacacacacaacacacacacacacacacacacacacacacacacacacatatatatatatatatatatatatatatatatatatatatatatatatatacatgtatgtatgtatttatttatatatacgtgtgtgtgtatatatgtatgtatatatatctatgtatgtatgtatgcatacatctgtatatatatgcatgtatatatgtacatatatgcacacacacacacacacacacacacacacacacacacacacacacacacacacacacacacacacacacacacacacacacacacacacacacacaccacaccacacacacacacaccacacacacacacacaacacacacacacacacacacacacacacacttaacaaatatatattatatatatatatatatatatacacacatatatactctgtatatatgcatatgtgtatatatttatacacacaccaacacacacacacacaatcacaaaaaaaaaaaaaaaaaaaaaaaaaaaaaaaaaaaaaaaaaaaaaaatatataatatataatatatatatatataaataatatatatatataataatatattgtgtgtgtgtgtgtgtatttatacataccataagtggttcttacattgtaaatatatatatatatacacacatatatactctatatgcaTAGTGTATAattaacacacaccaacacacacacacaaaaaaaaaaaaaaacaaaacaacaaaaaaacaaacaacaacacaacaactaaacaacaacaaacacacaacaacacacaacaacacaaaaaaaaaaaaaaaaaaaaaaaaaaaaacaaataaatatatatatatatttgtgtgtgtgtgtgtgtatttatacatacataagtggttcttacagttgcttgttgttggccaTACATGGCTTTCATTAgtttgatgatgtgttttggaaacttccaaAACACAActtttccactcaactttttttttctcctgacaaacctctacaccaatgattaaatacagaaatgatatatacaatatatatatatatataatatatatatataatatatatatatatacatattatatatatatatatatatatatatatatatatataatataatatatatatattatatatatatatatatatatatatatatatatatatatatatatatttatatatatatatatgtacactgcaAAGACCTGATTTCTCGACACCTTTTGAACTCCACACAGATGCTTCAAGAGTGGGTATAGGCTCTTGTCTCATGCAAGTTAACTCTGAAGGTAACCCCTGTGCTGTTGCATATTACTCACGTAAGTTGAGAGGGTCGGAAATTCGTTACAGCGTTACTGACTTAGAAGCTCttgcaataataaaatcatatctgCATGGTAAATCTTTTACCATTATAACTGATCACAGGCCCTTAATCTATATTTTCACCCGAAGGACCAAGTCTCCGCGTATGTCACGCTGGTCCCATGAGCTGATGGAATACTCTTACCGCATTGTTTATAGAAAGGGATCTACTCACCTAAGCCGTGATATTGCGTCTATTGACCTCGCCATAGCTGAACCAACTGTTTTAAAGAGGCACAACTTAAAGACTCAGTATGACCTGAGGTTATAACTTTCCTGGATGGCTCGGCCCTGCCACAAAAACGTTTACCGACATTCTTAGACGAATTTGAACTCAAAGATGGTGTGTTATATCATCTAAAGGTATGTTCTGACAAGATTATTCATAGTCTGGTCATACCTAAGGCACTACGGTAAGAAGCTATAAGAATTGCCAATGCCTCTGCTATAGCAACTCATCCTGGTATTTTCAGAACGTACCACAAGCTAAAAGAGCATTATTACTTCCAGAACATGTTTTCAGCTACGAAGGAATATGTCAATGCCTGTCTCCCATGTCAGAAGAGAAGAGGAACTGTAAACTGAACGTTCGACTCTCACAAAGGCCTGTTGTCACTTCTCCTTTGGACAGAATTAGTGCAGATCTGATTGATCTACTCAGCTCGTATCGTGGAAACCGTTACCTTCTGTCCATAATAGACCCC comes from Penaeus monodon isolate SGIC_2016 chromosome 2, NSTDA_Pmon_1, whole genome shotgun sequence and encodes:
- the LOC119578773 gene encoding uncharacterized protein LOC119578773; the protein is MDHFATSGLTISLGKTEAMLQPSPSQAANIPPPPIVINHTEIKTMEKFCYLGSTVTSNGSLDTEMMQCIRKANCRIKSSRPEYTSPLLRDVDHLPSAHPVAGAVLSMICNIKRQDRVSNLQVPEKYGLTSTECLIIKYQLRWTGHIVRMEDNRIPKTLLYG